In a genomic window of Xenopus laevis strain J_2021 chromosome 5S, Xenopus_laevis_v10.1, whole genome shotgun sequence:
- the sf3b6.S gene encoding splicing factor 3b subunit 6 S homeolog gives MAMQAAKRANIRLPPEVNRILYIRNLPYKITGEEMYDIFGKYGPIRQIRVGNTPESRGTAYVVYEDIFDAKNACDHLSGFNVCNRYLVVLYYNPNRAFQKMDTKKKEEQLKLLKEKYGINTDPPK, from the exons ATTCGCTTGCCCCCAGAAGTGAACAGAATTCTGTACATTCGAAACCTTCCCTATAAAATCACCGGGGAGGAAATGTACGACATATTTGGCAAATACGGACCCATTCGACAGATCAGAGT cggGAACACACCAGAATCCAGAGGCACGGCATATGTGGTCTATGAAGACATCTTTGATGCCAAGAACGCCTGTGATCATCTCTCTGGTTTCAACGTCTGTAACAGATACCTGGTTGTGTTGTACTACAATCCCAACAGG GCGTTCCAGAAGATGGACACAAAGAAGAAAGAGGAACAGCTGAAACTTCTAAAGGAGAAATATGGAATCAACACAGATCCCCCCAAATAA